In Bacteroidota bacterium, a genomic segment contains:
- the groL gene encoding chaperonin GroEL (60 kDa chaperone family; promotes refolding of misfolded polypeptides especially under stressful conditions; forms two stacked rings of heptamers to form a barrel-shaped 14mer; ends can be capped by GroES; misfolded proteins enter the barrel where they are refolded when GroES binds) — protein sequence MAKDITFNLEARDALKRGVDALANAVKVTLGPKGRNVIIDKKYGSPSITKDGVTVAKEIELKNPIENMGAQMLKEVASKTADVAGDGTTTATVLAQAIVTAGLKNVAAGANPMDLKRGIDKAVASVVAELRNMSKEVGDDNSKIEQVATISANNDATIGKLIADAMGRVKKEGVITVEEAKGTETHVEVVEGMQFDRGYISPYFVTNADKMEAVLENPFILLYDKKISSMKELLPILEKTVQTGRPLLIIAEDVDGEALATLVVNKIRGSLKIAAVKSPGFGDRRKAMMEDIGILTGGTVIAEERGFKLENADLTYLGTCEKITIDKDNTTLVGGVGSKDDITARVNQIKAQIETTTSDYDKEKLQERLAKLAGGVAVLYVGAATEVEMKEKKDRVDDALHATRAAVEEGIVPGGGVAYIRAIQAIEKSKLKGDNDDESTGIAIIKRALEEPLRQIVQNAGLEGSIVVQKVRDGKDDFGYNARSDSYEKMLAAGVIDPTKVTRVALENAASIAGMLLTTECVLSDIKEDKPSAPAMPGGMDGMGY from the coding sequence ATGGCAAAGGATATCACATTTAATTTAGAAGCACGCGATGCGCTGAAGCGCGGAGTAGATGCATTAGCAAATGCAGTTAAGGTAACGTTAGGCCCCAAAGGTCGTAATGTAATTATCGACAAAAAATATGGATCACCATCCATTACCAAAGATGGAGTAACCGTGGCAAAGGAAATCGAATTGAAAAATCCGATTGAAAACATGGGTGCCCAAATGTTGAAAGAAGTAGCAAGCAAAACAGCTGATGTAGCCGGTGATGGAACAACTACAGCAACGGTATTAGCCCAGGCAATTGTAACGGCAGGCTTGAAAAATGTTGCTGCAGGTGCAAATCCAATGGATTTGAAGCGTGGTATTGATAAGGCTGTTGCAAGTGTGGTAGCTGAATTAAGAAACATGAGCAAAGAAGTTGGTGACGATAATAGCAAGATAGAGCAAGTTGCTACTATTTCTGCAAACAACGATGCCACCATCGGAAAACTAATTGCCGATGCAATGGGTCGTGTAAAAAAAGAAGGCGTTATAACCGTAGAAGAAGCAAAAGGAACCGAAACCCATGTTGAAGTGGTAGAAGGTATGCAGTTTGACCGTGGTTATATTTCTCCATACTTTGTTACCAATGCCGACAAAATGGAAGCTGTTTTAGAAAACCCTTTCATCTTATTATACGATAAGAAAATATCTAGCATGAAAGAGTTGTTACCAATTTTGGAAAAAACTGTTCAAACAGGTCGTCCATTATTAATCATTGCAGAAGATGTAGATGGAGAGGCGTTGGCAACATTAGTAGTAAATAAAATTCGTGGTTCTTTAAAAATAGCTGCAGTAAAATCTCCGGGATTTGGCGATCGCAGAAAGGCAATGATGGAAGATATCGGAATTCTAACCGGTGGAACTGTAATTGCCGAAGAGCGCGGTTTCAAATTAGAAAATGCCGACTTGACTTATTTAGGTACTTGCGAAAAAATTACCATCGACAAAGACAATACAACTCTTGTGGGTGGTGTTGGTTCTAAAGATGATATTACAGCGCGTGTTAATCAGATAAAGGCACAAATCGAAACCACTACCTCTGACTATGATAAAGAGAAATTGCAAGAGCGCTTAGCCAAACTTGCCGGTGGTGTTGCTGTATTGTATGTAGGTGCAGCTACAGAAGTTGAAATGAAAGAGAAAAAAGATCGTGTAGATGATGCATTACACGCAACCCGCGCAGCTGTTGAAGAAGGAATTGTACCGGGTGGAGGTGTAGCTTACATCCGTGCCATTCAGGCAATTGAAAAATCCAAGTTGAAAGGTGATAACGATGATGAAAGTACAGGAATCGCTATTATCAAGCGTGCATTAGAAGAGCCTCTTCGTCAGATAGTTCAAAATGCCGGTTTAGAAGGTTCAATCGTAGTTCAGAAAGTACGCGATGGTAAGGATGATTTTGGTTATAATGCTCGTAGCGATAGTTATGAAAAAATGCTTGCTGCAGGTGTTATAGACCCTACAAAAGTAACCCGTGTTGCCCTTGAAAATGCAGCATCTATTGCAGGTATGTTACTTACTACCGAGTGTGTATTAAGCGATATTAAAGAAGACAAGCCTTCTGCTCCGGCTATGCCAGGTGGTATGGATGGAATGGGATATTAA
- the coaBC gene encoding bifunctional phosphopantothenoylcysteine decarboxylase/phosphopantothenate--cysteine ligase CoaBC → MAVNHKVLLGISGSIAAYKTPDLVRLLIKAGCEVKVVITESAKSMVSELSLATVSRNVVVSDIASQAQWNNHVALGLWANVMLVAPGSANTIAKMANGVCDNMLLACYLSARCPVMLAPAMDLDMFEHATTQKNLAILKQNGVSIIGPASGELASGLVGQGRMEEPQIIVEQILRLLKGKQDLTGKHIVVSAGPTREPIDPVRYLSNYSTGKMGYAIAEQAAKRGAQVTLIAGKGGDTFAHKEVKTIWVDSAEEMYKACELEFEKCNAFIMSAAVADYTPETVAAIKIKKKDDEMQIKLKKTTDILATLGEQKKGQTLVGFALETNDEIENARGKLKRKNLDLIILNSMRDAGAGFGTDTNKITVLDKNEKVTHFELKTKKDVANDILDLVAATF, encoded by the coding sequence ATGGCAGTTAACCATAAAGTATTGCTGGGTATAAGCGGAAGCATTGCAGCCTATAAAACTCCTGACCTGGTGAGATTATTGATAAAAGCCGGTTGCGAGGTAAAGGTAGTTATTACCGAGTCGGCTAAGTCAATGGTTAGCGAACTTTCATTAGCCACTGTAAGCCGCAATGTAGTTGTAAGTGATATTGCCAGCCAGGCACAATGGAACAATCATGTTGCACTTGGCTTGTGGGCCAATGTAATGTTGGTTGCACCGGGTAGTGCCAATACCATAGCAAAAATGGCCAATGGAGTCTGTGATAACATGCTGCTTGCCTGTTACCTGAGTGCACGCTGTCCTGTAATGCTTGCCCCGGCTATGGATTTGGACATGTTTGAACATGCTACAACTCAAAAAAATTTGGCAATATTAAAGCAGAATGGCGTAAGCATAATAGGCCCGGCAAGCGGTGAACTTGCAAGCGGATTGGTAGGGCAGGGAAGAATGGAAGAGCCGCAAATAATAGTTGAACAAATTTTGCGTTTACTCAAAGGCAAGCAAGACCTTACTGGTAAACACATAGTGGTAAGTGCGGGCCCAACACGTGAGCCTATTGACCCTGTGCGCTATCTTAGCAATTACAGCACCGGCAAAATGGGGTATGCAATTGCAGAACAAGCAGCAAAGCGTGGAGCGCAGGTAACGTTAATAGCAGGAAAGGGTGGCGATACTTTTGCGCACAAGGAAGTAAAAACAATTTGGGTTGATAGCGCAGAAGAAATGTATAAAGCGTGTGAGTTGGAGTTTGAGAAATGTAATGCCTTTATTATGAGTGCAGCCGTTGCCGACTATACTCCTGAAACTGTTGCTGCTATAAAGATTAAAAAGAAGGACGATGAAATGCAGATTAAGCTTAAGAAAACAACAGATATTTTAGCTACACTTGGAGAGCAAAAAAAGGGGCAGACTTTGGTGGGCTTTGCACTCGAAACCAATGACGAAATTGAAAATGCCAGGGGAAAACTAAAGCGCAAGAACCTGGACCTGATTATACTTAATAGCATGCGCGATGCCGGAGCCGGCTTTGGAACCGATACAAATAAGATTACCGTATTAGACAAAAACGAAAAAGTGACTCATTTTGAATTAAAGACAAAGAAGGATGTAGCAAATGATATTTTAGATTTAGTAGCTGCAACATTTTAA
- a CDS encoding TonB-dependent receptor plug domain-containing protein — translation MNQLRVLIACGLLLLNSLVYGQSINLTIQNEKQQPIEGATIMIENVLYGTTNPNGTIALDYAGNYPVTLNIFKQGYMPKTTQLNAISSMPVSLTLIKSKVSIKEITVTGIGTSTNGNSSIQHVDKLVRPVNSSQDLLQLVPGLFIAQHAGGGKAEQIFIRGFDCDHGTDFNISVDGLPVNMVSHAHGQGYADFHFVIPETIDKLNVYKGPYNARFGDFSTSGTGEFITKNSIDQNEVKLEGGMFDTYRALAMIDVLGKKSLFSKEKENLYVTGEYVYTNSYFQSKQDFNRYNLFGKYTGMLTSNTQLQLSISTFKANWYASGQIPQRAIEQNLITRYGSIDDTEGGTTSRSNATLSLKRYTKNNAIINHQLYYVKYDFNLYSNFTFYSRDSIHGDGIQQTDNRHIGGYVGTYNKTFKLLNTRIDLTSGINSRNDMTNLVLANQSKRTTLDTVVSGKITQHNLAGYTDAAIHLTDKFTINTGLRVDYFIFNFKEKNESALSGNKSLHRFSPKLNFSYLLPRNALLFWKNGIGFHSNDARSIVINRTNNSLPRAYGSEVGSEFKIGKNILLHTAVWALYLESELVYVGDEGVVETSSPTMRTGIDLSIRAQLNKNLVADMDINYNHALLTDAPKGENFIPLAPAFTSTGGLTYSRNSGWYGSLRYKHIRSRAANEDYSITAHGFFLVDALVGYKFNKFELGSSIENVLNTKWNQAQFETESRMKHEQEAVNELHFTPGTPFFAKAFIKLNF, via the coding sequence ATGAATCAACTAAGAGTACTAATTGCCTGTGGTCTGTTGCTCCTAAACAGTTTGGTGTATGGACAAAGTATAAACTTAACCATTCAAAATGAAAAGCAGCAACCGATAGAAGGAGCTACCATCATGATAGAAAATGTGTTGTATGGCACCACCAACCCAAACGGAACCATAGCGCTTGATTATGCAGGCAACTATCCGGTAACGTTAAATATTTTTAAGCAAGGCTATATGCCTAAAACCACTCAGCTAAATGCAATAAGCAGCATGCCTGTTTCTTTAACTTTAATTAAAAGCAAAGTCAGCATTAAAGAAATTACAGTAACAGGAATTGGTACTAGCACTAATGGTAACTCCAGCATTCAACATGTTGATAAATTGGTGCGTCCGGTAAACTCATCGCAAGATTTGTTGCAATTAGTACCCGGGCTATTTATAGCGCAACATGCAGGTGGTGGCAAAGCTGAGCAAATATTTATTCGCGGCTTTGATTGTGATCATGGAACAGATTTTAATATTTCGGTTGATGGCCTGCCAGTTAATATGGTGTCGCATGCACACGGACAAGGTTATGCCGACTTTCATTTTGTTATACCTGAAACAATAGACAAATTAAATGTTTATAAAGGCCCATACAATGCACGCTTTGGCGATTTCAGCACCTCCGGCACAGGAGAGTTTATTACAAAAAACAGCATTGACCAGAACGAAGTGAAACTGGAAGGTGGCATGTTTGATACCTATAGAGCATTGGCCATGATAGATGTACTTGGCAAAAAAAGTTTATTCAGTAAAGAAAAAGAAAATCTATATGTAACAGGAGAATACGTTTACACTAACTCCTATTTTCAAAGTAAACAAGATTTTAATCGTTACAATTTGTTTGGAAAGTATACAGGCATGTTGACAAGCAACACACAATTACAACTAAGCATTTCCACTTTCAAAGCCAACTGGTATGCCAGTGGGCAAATACCTCAACGCGCTATCGAACAAAATTTGATAACCCGTTATGGAAGCATAGATGATACCGAAGGCGGAACAACTTCTCGTAGCAACGCCACGTTATCTCTTAAGCGTTACACAAAAAACAATGCAATCATTAATCATCAATTATACTATGTAAAATATGATTTCAATTTATATAGCAATTTTACCTTTTACTCTCGCGATAGCATCCATGGAGATGGTATACAGCAAACCGACAACCGTCATATAGGAGGCTATGTTGGTACTTATAATAAAACTTTCAAATTGCTTAACACGCGAATAGATCTTACATCAGGCATCAACTCGCGAAATGACATGACCAACCTGGTACTTGCAAATCAAAGCAAACGCACAACACTTGATACAGTTGTTAGTGGCAAGATAACTCAACATAACCTGGCTGGCTATACGGATGCAGCAATTCATCTAACAGATAAATTTACCATCAACACGGGACTACGTGTTGACTATTTTATTTTCAACTTTAAAGAAAAAAATGAAAGTGCTCTAAGTGGAAATAAATCGTTGCATCGGTTTAGCCCTAAACTTAACTTTAGCTACCTATTGCCTCGCAATGCGTTGCTTTTTTGGAAAAATGGAATTGGCTTTCATAGTAATGATGCGCGGTCTATCGTAATTAATAGAACAAACAATAGTCTGCCTCGTGCCTATGGCAGCGAAGTTGGTAGTGAATTCAAAATAGGCAAAAACATTTTATTGCATACCGCAGTGTGGGCCTTATACCTGGAAAGCGAATTGGTATATGTAGGAGATGAAGGTGTTGTTGAAACCAGTTCGCCCACAATGCGCACCGGCATAGACCTTAGTATACGCGCACAACTAAATAAAAATCTTGTTGCAGACATGGATATCAACTACAACCATGCCCTACTAACGGATGCACCAAAGGGAGAAAACTTTATTCCACTTGCTCCTGCATTTACGAGTACCGGTGGCCTTACCTACAGCCGCAATTCTGGCTGGTATGGCTCATTGCGTTACAAACATATACGCAGCCGCGCTGCCAACGAAGACTATTCAATAACAGCCCATGGATTCTTTCTGGTAGATGCACTAGTTGGATATAAATTCAATAAATTCGAATTGGGCAGCTCTATAGAAAATGTGCTGAATACGAAATGGAATCAGGCACAATTTGAAACCGAAAGCAGAATGAAGCATGAACAGGAAGCGGTAAACGAACTTCACTTTACTCCTGGCACGCCATTTTTTGCAAAGGCCTTTATTAAACTAAATTTCTAA
- a CDS encoding DUF4331 family protein, with protein sequence MQAQTKKWAGITLVLGAAITALIIGSNAYLDASSHREAPLIANDPQADNTDLYAFRSPDDTNTVTLIANYIPAELPHGGPNYFTFGEDVRYQIHIKNDPNTPGDDIIYRFEFKQVNQDPTTFFNIRLGQQNLKNTYDCIRTIDGGQHWVKIVTNGVVPPNNIGPRSIQSPVGLNAPDYNTLRMNAITTATTGEKVFCGPSDDPFFVDLGGVFDLGQTRGNGGARDGLSCKNTHSICVKVPISTLQKDGKNTTMAANILDPDFVIGVYATANRRRVTVRSLTGEKPLNNGIWVQVSRLGMPLTNEVVMPIGKKDYWNSLKPYNEDTALEKYFTNPELALYMDDALFGGAVPALSNLRIQRNSLQSFDFGNGQNGLSGLLGNPATIGTAFDQNLFGNYLLRPGQPRSVDLLPIFMTGVPNLSPYQLATGKGGNPLAAGKPFIHNFLPTFGDMLRLNMAVPITPRNHPKFSSLGLVQAAVLGLTDPMYNGNTNLEWIPNMDGFPNGRRLEDDVTRIELQAVGGVVLAAVGLWYDDYTAGGPNPVTQDLVDVLTYTTGVESNDRKFKMSFPYLANPFSGFGECGGALAMSSNRLYPGMDNNMKLTSPEVFMDVYPNPAKNITNIKYRVKTRTQVSLRITDGAGNLIATPFTGKSAEAGTHEFVYNTSNLKPGTYFALLNNYDELVQSIKFTVIK encoded by the coding sequence ATGCAAGCTCAAACAAAAAAGTGGGCAGGGATAACCCTTGTCTTAGGTGCAGCAATTACTGCACTAATTATCGGTAGCAACGCATATCTTGACGCTTCAAGTCACCGCGAAGCGCCACTGATTGCAAACGATCCGCAGGCGGACAATACAGATTTGTATGCATTCCGCAGTCCTGACGATACCAACACGGTAACGTTAATAGCTAACTACATTCCGGCTGAATTGCCGCATGGAGGGCCAAACTATTTTACTTTTGGCGAAGACGTGCGTTATCAAATTCACATTAAGAATGATCCTAACACTCCCGGTGATGACATCATTTATCGTTTCGAATTTAAACAAGTAAACCAAGACCCTACCACATTTTTTAATATACGTCTGGGTCAGCAAAATTTAAAAAATACCTATGACTGTATACGTACTATTGATGGTGGTCAACATTGGGTAAAAATTGTAACCAACGGAGTTGTGCCACCAAACAATATTGGCCCACGAAGCATACAGAGCCCTGTAGGCTTGAATGCTCCTGATTACAACACCTTACGTATGAATGCAATTACGACTGCTACTACCGGAGAAAAAGTATTTTGCGGCCCAAGCGATGATCCATTTTTTGTAGACCTTGGAGGTGTGTTTGACCTTGGCCAAACACGTGGAAACGGTGGAGCACGCGATGGTTTAAGCTGCAAAAACACACATTCTATTTGTGTAAAAGTGCCTATTTCTACATTACAAAAAGATGGTAAAAACACTACCATGGCCGCCAACATTCTTGACCCTGATTTTGTAATTGGCGTGTATGCAACTGCCAATCGCAGAAGGGTAACTGTGCGCAGCTTAACCGGAGAAAAGCCTTTGAACAATGGTATTTGGGTACAAGTTTCAAGACTTGGTATGCCACTTACTAACGAAGTGGTTATGCCTATTGGTAAAAAAGATTACTGGAATTCGCTTAAGCCTTATAACGAAGACACTGCTCTCGAAAAGTATTTTACCAATCCTGAGTTGGCTTTGTATATGGACGATGCACTATTTGGTGGCGCTGTTCCGGCACTAAGTAATTTGCGTATTCAACGCAATTCTTTACAATCTTTTGATTTTGGTAATGGACAAAACGGACTATCAGGACTACTTGGAAATCCGGCAACAATAGGAACTGCCTTCGATCAAAATTTATTTGGCAACTACTTGCTACGTCCTGGTCAGCCACGTTCAGTTGATTTACTTCCAATATTTATGACCGGTGTGCCAAACCTAAGTCCTTATCAACTTGCAACAGGAAAAGGTGGCAATCCATTAGCCGCAGGTAAACCATTTATACATAATTTTCTTCCAACGTTTGGCGATATGTTACGCTTAAACATGGCAGTGCCTATTACGCCACGCAATCATCCAAAGTTTTCATCGCTTGGATTGGTTCAGGCTGCAGTACTTGGCTTAACTGATCCAATGTACAACGGCAATACTAATCTTGAGTGGATTCCAAACATGGATGGATTTCCAAATGGCCGCAGACTTGAAGATGATGTTACGCGAATTGAACTGCAAGCAGTTGGCGGTGTTGTACTTGCTGCAGTAGGATTATGGTACGATGATTATACAGCAGGTGGTCCTAATCCTGTTACTCAAGACTTAGTTGATGTATTAACTTATACTACCGGTGTTGAGTCGAACGATCGCAAATTCAAAATGTCGTTCCCTTATCTTGCTAATCCATTTAGTGGCTTTGGCGAATGCGGTGGTGCATTGGCTATGAGTAGTAACCGTTTGTATCCAGGCATGGACAATAATATGAAACTTACTTCTCCCGAAGTATTCATGGATGTATATCCTAACCCTGCCAAGAACATTACCAATATTAAATACCGCGTTAAAACAAGAACGCAGGTATCCTTGCGCATTACCGATGGTGCCGGCAATTTGATTGCTACACCATTCACCGGCAAATCAGCTGAGGCAGGCACGCACGAGTTTGTTTACAATACTTCTAACCTGAAACCAGGAACCTATTTTGCATTGCTAAACAACTATGATGAGTTGGTTCAATCCATCAAATTCACTGTAATAAAATAA
- a CDS encoding serine hydrolase: MKNKLNTLCLVIIIGFGISGNSNAQSFNQQLATLLQDSLNHYFTAINNIKGMSAAVYVPGQGTWQGVAGVSHAGQPITNNMKFGLASISKLYLSTIMLKLAEKNIVNLNDPIQSWIPSYSNINPNITIRQLLNHTSGVADPFFISPWFDTIKNNPTRVFTPHEVLGWVGAPYFAPGTGWSYSNTNYVIAGMIIQNATGIHLSKLIRDSILTPLNLTNTFYDVSEPEIPVIAHRWWNGVDYHDTSRVGLNTAVGYAGAMFSTPKEVDLFYNALFSGQLLNANSLAELTNFVATTSPFYQYGLGISKETTQGYTYWGHGGDTWGYKNKVIYDNCSGIAVCGLSNAYPSGISAVVFILYRVVKNAIPGCNGVLTGPASVCKGQQQVTYMVTPITNATSYVWSLPGGFAGTSATNTITVNISSTAVSGNVTVRGSNQYGEGASAQLSVTVNNLPNATITAAGPIAFCKGQNVTLNAISVANQTYQWKKANNIIAAATNSSYVANSGGTYKVTVTNSITGCSRTTPNGIQVTVNGLPSASITPQGPTTFCPGGSVNLLANSGSGYAYQWQKGLNTIQSATAQNYVANATGNYRVIVTNAAGCSKSSVAVAVSATCKMMEETTENISPKIYPIPATDKIVLNVTSHAAFSIYDIYGKLVYSGISLPGNGVVDISRLEGGTYFILIHTDKGYQQGKFVKL; encoded by the coding sequence ATGAAAAATAAACTGAATACATTATGCCTTGTCATAATAATAGGTTTTGGAATTTCGGGTAATAGCAATGCCCAATCATTTAATCAGCAACTAGCTACTTTGCTGCAAGATTCGCTCAATCATTATTTTACTGCAATCAATAATATTAAGGGTATGAGCGCGGCAGTTTATGTGCCGGGGCAAGGCACCTGGCAAGGCGTAGCTGGAGTATCGCATGCCGGGCAACCCATTACCAATAATATGAAGTTTGGCCTTGCCAGCATTAGCAAACTGTATCTTTCAACCATTATGCTCAAGCTTGCCGAGAAGAATATTGTTAACCTCAATGATCCCATACAATCCTGGATACCTTCTTATAGTAATATCAATCCTAACATTACAATCAGACAATTATTAAATCATACAAGTGGAGTAGCCGATCCTTTCTTTATTTCGCCATGGTTTGATACGATTAAAAATAATCCCACACGGGTTTTTACTCCGCACGAAGTTCTAGGTTGGGTAGGTGCACCATATTTTGCGCCAGGCACAGGATGGAGTTATTCAAATACCAACTATGTAATTGCAGGTATGATTATACAAAATGCAACCGGCATACACCTTTCTAAACTCATTCGCGATAGTATACTTACACCTTTAAATCTTACAAATACATTCTACGATGTATCAGAACCCGAAATTCCTGTAATAGCGCATCGCTGGTGGAATGGAGTTGACTATCACGATACTTCGCGGGTAGGACTTAATACGGCAGTTGGTTATGCCGGAGCAATGTTTTCTACACCTAAGGAGGTAGATTTGTTTTACAACGCGCTCTTTTCGGGGCAGTTGCTCAATGCCAATTCACTAGCTGAGCTTACTAATTTTGTTGCTACCACAAGTCCATTTTATCAGTATGGCTTAGGTATAAGCAAAGAGACTACGCAGGGTTATACCTATTGGGGACATGGAGGTGATACCTGGGGATATAAGAACAAAGTAATTTATGATAACTGTTCAGGTATTGCTGTATGCGGACTAAGCAATGCATATCCATCCGGTATTTCGGCAGTAGTATTTATCCTATATCGCGTTGTAAAGAATGCAATACCCGGCTGCAATGGAGTACTTACAGGACCTGCAAGCGTTTGTAAGGGTCAGCAGCAAGTTACGTACATGGTAACACCCATAACAAATGCAACTAGCTATGTTTGGTCATTGCCCGGAGGCTTTGCAGGTACTAGCGCTACCAATACCATTACTGTAAATATTAGTTCAACAGCAGTTAGCGGCAATGTAACTGTGCGCGGCAGCAATCAGTATGGCGAAGGTGCGAGTGCGCAACTTTCGGTAACCGTAAACAATTTGCCAAATGCAACAATTACAGCTGCTGGCCCAATTGCATTTTGCAAGGGGCAAAATGTGACACTCAATGCAATATCAGTTGCAAATCAAACCTATCAGTGGAAAAAAGCAAATAATATAATTGCAGCAGCAACTAACTCATCCTATGTAGCAAACAGTGGTGGAACGTATAAGGTTACCGTAACAAATTCGATAACCGGTTGTTCGCGCACTACGCCCAACGGAATACAAGTAACTGTTAATGGATTGCCTTCCGCATCTATTACTCCGCAAGGTCCAACAACTTTTTGTCCCGGAGGAAGTGTCAACCTGCTTGCTAATTCAGGAAGTGGTTATGCCTATCAATGGCAAAAGGGATTGAATACTATACAATCAGCTACTGCACAAAATTATGTAGCAAATGCTACAGGTAATTATCGGGTAATTGTTACAAATGCTGCCGGATGTTCAAAATCTTCGGTTGCTGTTGCTGTTTCGGCTACATGCAAAATGATGGAAGAAACAACAGAAAATATTAGTCCTAAAATATATCCTATACCGGCCACCGATAAAATTGTTTTAAATGTAACATCGCATGCAGCCTTCAGCATTTATGATATTTATGGCAAGTTAGTTTACTCAGGCATAAGTTTACCGGGCAATGGAGTTGTTGATATTTCCCGATTAGAAGGTGGAACCTATTTTATACTTATTCATACTGACAAGGGGTATCAGCAGGGCAAGTTTGTGAAACTTTAA
- a CDS encoding DUF4835 family protein produces MKMYIKTRILLAVVISLCSVINSNAQELRCIVSINSQKIANSDRNVFNNMQQVIAEFMNNTRWSTDKFKSEERIDCSLNIIIDTRPSNNDFTGSIQITSNRPVYKSTYNSPLMNIKDDKFQFKFVEFQQLEWNENGSNTNLVNVLAFYAFMMLGFDYDSYSPLGGTVFFSKAQVIVNNSANVSEPGWRAAESDRNRYWLCENINAPLFKPVRELMYKMHRKGLDEMTKDQPTSLRTISEAILPLKKIQQTRPTSWLLQNFCYAKSDEIINIFKGEPVPPDMKNSVKLAMQEIDIPNASKYDAITQ; encoded by the coding sequence ATGAAAATGTATATCAAAACAAGAATACTGTTAGCAGTGGTAATTTCACTCTGCAGTGTAATTAATTCCAATGCGCAAGAACTTCGTTGCATTGTGAGCATTAATAGCCAGAAAATTGCAAACAGTGACCGAAATGTATTCAACAACATGCAGCAGGTTATTGCAGAGTTTATGAATAACACACGTTGGTCTACTGATAAGTTTAAGAGTGAAGAACGAATTGATTGTTCGCTCAATATTATTATTGACACTCGTCCATCCAATAATGATTTTACCGGAAGCATTCAGATTACCTCTAACAGACCCGTTTATAAGTCTACCTACAATTCTCCATTAATGAATATAAAGGATGACAAGTTTCAATTTAAGTTTGTGGAGTTTCAGCAACTGGAGTGGAACGAAAATGGATCCAATACCAATCTGGTTAATGTGCTTGCTTTTTATGCTTTCATGATGCTTGGGTTTGACTACGATTCGTATTCACCCTTGGGTGGTACAGTTTTTTTTAGCAAGGCTCAGGTAATTGTAAACAATAGTGCAAATGTTTCAGAACCCGGATGGCGCGCTGCTGAGAGCGACCGCAATCGTTATTGGTTGTGCGAAAATATCAATGCCCCATTATTTAAACCTGTACGCGAACTAATGTATAAAATGCACCGCAAAGGCTTAGACGAAATGACCAAAGATCAACCTACATCCTTACGCACCATTTCAGAAGCCATACTTCCATTAAAAAAAATTCAGCAAACACGCCCAACCTCATGGCTTTTGCAAAACTTTTGTTATGCTAAGTCTGATGAGATTATCAATATCTTCAAGGGAGAGCCCGTTCCTCCCGATATGAAAAATAGCGTAAAACTTGCTATGCAGGAAATTGATATTCCAAACGCAAGCAAGTATGATGCAATTACGCAGTAA
- a CDS encoding co-chaperone GroES, with product MSMNITPLADRVIVEAAAAEEKTASGIIIPDTAKEKPQQGTVVAVGKGKKDEPMTVKVGDKVLYGKYAGTEINHSGKEYLIMRESDIFAVV from the coding sequence ATGTCTATGAACATCACTCCTCTTGCTGACCGCGTAATAGTTGAGGCAGCAGCAGCCGAAGAAAAAACAGCTTCAGGTATTATTATCCCTGATACTGCAAAAGAAAAACCACAGCAAGGCACCGTAGTAGCTGTAGGTAAAGGTAAGAAAGACGAACCTATGACCGTAAAGGTTGGCGATAAGGTTTTGTATGGCAAATATGCCGGTACTGAGATTAATCACTCAGGTAAGGAATATTTAATTATGCGCGAAAGCGATATTTTCGCAGTAGTGTAA